One window from the genome of Carcharodon carcharias isolate sCarCar2 chromosome 9, sCarCar2.pri, whole genome shotgun sequence encodes:
- the g0s2 gene encoding G0/G1 switch protein 2, with amino-acid sequence METMNELIPFAKEMLSQKPNKKMVKIYVVGSVLAFFGVVIGLVETVCSPFVSSGIEEQPKLEGKLPREPCKEQKKLQEAKKQIARSGSYRKHAS; translated from the coding sequence ATGGAAACCATGAACGAGTTGATCCCTTTCGCCAAGGAAATGCTGAGCCAAAAGCCCAACAAGAAGATGGTGAAGATTTATGTGGTGGGCTCGGTGCTGGCTTTCTTTGGGGTGGTCATTGGACTGGTGGAGACGGTTTGCTCCCCCTTCGTATCCAGTGGGATCGAGGAGCAGCCGAAGCTGGAAGGCAAGCTTCCCAGAGAACCGTGCAAAGAGCAGAAAAAGCTCCAAGAAGCGAAGAAGCAGATAGCGAGGAGCGGATCGTACAGAAAACATGCTTCCTGA